Proteins found in one Saccharopolyspora phatthalungensis genomic segment:
- a CDS encoding methyltransferase: protein MTTETSSGPVPNRHDGERDPFGQLMTYACAAHVLRAAMQLGLPDAVGDDSVSVQELARRTDSHPAILQRLLRALSAIGVFRPVGENEYEQNAASDLLRSGRVGQLIVQALTEESFWQAWNRLADGVRNGDCPFVTLHELDFYGFLSRHEDKREAFHAAMNDPNEPARNDELINALDLTGVKRVVDVGGSEGSLLRDLLRSHPHIGGVLFDTEEVVAHALADLRCGELADRCEIVSGDARESVPPAGDLYLLRGVLHNWDDETCVRILSRCAEAAGPGARVVVLELLLDDTGRLSAAEAMIDLHMFVLLGARERAEDDFAKLFERAGLTYTGATPTSYLHLIEARNPGH, encoded by the coding sequence ATGACCACCGAAACGTCAAGCGGCCCGGTACCGAATAGGCACGACGGCGAACGCGACCCGTTTGGGCAACTCATGACCTATGCCTGCGCGGCGCACGTGCTGCGCGCCGCCATGCAACTCGGGCTGCCTGATGCCGTTGGCGATGACAGCGTGTCGGTCCAAGAACTTGCACGACGCACCGATAGTCACCCCGCAATCCTGCAACGCCTGCTGCGAGCCCTGAGCGCAATCGGCGTTTTCCGCCCCGTGGGCGAGAACGAATACGAGCAGAACGCGGCCTCCGACCTGCTTCGCTCGGGGCGAGTGGGACAGCTGATCGTTCAGGCTCTCACCGAGGAGAGCTTCTGGCAGGCGTGGAATCGACTGGCCGACGGCGTGCGCAACGGCGACTGCCCATTCGTCACGCTCCACGAGCTGGACTTCTACGGTTTCCTGTCACGTCACGAGGACAAGCGCGAAGCGTTCCACGCGGCGATGAATGACCCCAACGAGCCCGCCAGGAACGACGAACTGATCAATGCCCTCGACCTGACCGGCGTCAAACGGGTCGTCGACGTCGGCGGCAGCGAAGGCAGCTTGCTGCGGGATCTCCTGCGCAGCCACCCACACATCGGCGGCGTCTTGTTCGACACCGAGGAGGTGGTGGCCCACGCCCTTGCCGACCTGCGCTGCGGCGAGCTGGCCGATCGGTGCGAGATCGTTTCGGGTGACGCGCGCGAATCAGTCCCACCCGCGGGCGATCTTTACCTGCTCCGCGGCGTGCTGCACAACTGGGACGACGAAACGTGCGTGCGCATCCTGTCCCGGTGTGCCGAGGCTGCCGGGCCAGGAGCCCGTGTCGTCGTCCTTGAGCTTCTGCTCGACGACACTGGACGTCTGTCCGCGGCCGAAGCAATGATCGACCTACACATGTTCGTCCTGCTCGGCGCGCGTGAACGCGCCGAGGACGACTTCGCCAAACTTTTCGAACGGGCGGGGCTCACCTACACGGGAGCTACTCCTACCTCCTACCTACACCTGATCGAAGCACGTAACCCCGGGCACTGA
- a CDS encoding LnmK family bifunctional acyltransferase/decarboxylase — MSIALSRQSSPPLLVPNLRRVDSTTVARTELVQPSMCGQTSLLCGRIGDWTWDAVSALCGIQVLNARNQSGAPTYLSFYYYHIRGSSEFHLRTPGFGDLLHVTSSVFSLGSESVLTLHRIARTPVGHDPDPTLTETSVDPEEFYSSRNPDCLYVETFNRWITRSDGGGNTNLLRSSPVDFRHAHLPTLPRKYSPRPTCHMARSQHTFLPDRSDEYRPFGEPLRLKYPVDVSRDLNGVGLLYFATYFAIVDWSLLQFWRALGRTDAAFLNRVVLDQKLCFLGNADLNTVIAVDVQGFTRASDPTEQCADVVLLDADTSRALAVCTLRFADAGGVP; from the coding sequence ATGTCGATAGCACTCTCGAGGCAGTCCAGCCCGCCGCTGCTCGTGCCGAACCTGCGGCGTGTCGATAGCACCACCGTTGCCCGGACCGAGCTGGTACAACCCAGCATGTGCGGTCAGACCTCGCTGCTGTGCGGGCGTATCGGCGACTGGACATGGGATGCCGTGAGCGCTCTGTGTGGTATCCAGGTCCTCAACGCCCGGAATCAGTCGGGGGCGCCCACCTATCTTTCCTTTTACTATTACCACATCAGGGGTTCCAGCGAATTTCATCTTCGTACCCCCGGTTTCGGCGACCTGCTGCACGTTACCTCAAGCGTATTCAGCCTCGGTAGTGAATCGGTTCTCACGCTGCACCGCATCGCGCGGACACCGGTCGGCCATGATCCTGACCCGACGCTGACCGAAACTAGCGTCGATCCGGAAGAATTCTATTCTTCCCGCAATCCGGATTGCTTGTATGTGGAGACCTTCAACCGCTGGATCACGCGAAGCGACGGCGGCGGGAACACAAATCTGTTGCGGTCGTCCCCGGTCGATTTCCGGCATGCCCATCTGCCGACCTTACCGCGCAAATACTCGCCGCGTCCCACCTGCCATATGGCCCGCTCCCAGCACACATTTCTGCCGGATAGATCCGACGAATATCGTCCCTTCGGGGAGCCGCTCCGGCTCAAGTATCCGGTCGATGTCAGCCGAGATCTCAACGGCGTAGGACTGCTCTATTTCGCGACCTACTTCGCCATCGTCGACTGGTCGCTCCTCCAATTCTGGCGCGCCCTTGGCCGCACCGACGCAGCTTTCCTCAACCGCGTAGTGCTGGACCAGAAGCTGTGCTTTCTCGGCAACGCCGACCTGAACACGGTCATCGCGGTCGACGTGCAGGGCTTCACGCGGGCGAGCGACCCGACGGAACAGTGTGCCGATGTGGTCCTCCTCGATGCCGACACCAGCCGTGCCCTCGCGGTCTGCACCCTCCGCTTCGCGGACGCCGGCGGCGTGCCATAA
- a CDS encoding transposase family protein, with the protein MTYTATLDVDDELTRYLSRLLAAERRRRLTPRGRRALTPFKQAVLGLRWFLDRTPIPKLARDNNIGRATGYRYIDEVIDVLADQAPDLHEALEDAAGQGAAYVMVDGKLFSTDRLGETTENKNGILIDRWFSGKHHTQGGNVLMITDPTGFPLWTSPVEPGSVHDSTSAQEHVLGALYWAYSELDLPTLGDGGFQGSGIGVFTPIKHSKSAPKGCPLDIDNKTYNALLRGLRALCERGFALLTQRWRTLQHITASPRKITTIVQAALTLTRHEHGKIH; encoded by the coding sequence ATTACCTATACTGCCACGCTCGATGTCGACGACGAACTCACCCGCTACCTGTCGCGGCTGCTGGCCGCCGAACGCCGCCGGCGCCTCACCCCGCGCGGGCGACGGGCGTTGACCCCGTTCAAACAAGCGGTTCTGGGGCTGCGGTGGTTCCTCGACCGCACCCCGATCCCGAAACTGGCCAGGGACAACAACATCGGCCGCGCCACCGGGTACCGCTATATCGACGAGGTCATCGACGTCCTCGCCGATCAGGCCCCTGATCTGCACGAAGCACTCGAAGACGCCGCCGGGCAGGGGGCGGCCTACGTCATGGTGGACGGCAAACTGTTCAGCACCGACCGCCTCGGCGAAACCACCGAGAACAAAAACGGCATCCTCATCGACCGGTGGTTTTCCGGCAAACACCACACCCAGGGCGGCAACGTCCTGATGATCACCGACCCCACCGGATTCCCACTGTGGACCTCACCGGTGGAACCCGGCAGCGTCCACGACAGCACCAGCGCCCAAGAGCACGTCCTGGGCGCCCTGTACTGGGCCTATTCCGAACTCGACCTACCGACCCTGGGCGACGGCGGATTCCAGGGCTCCGGCATCGGGGTGTTCACCCCGATCAAACACAGCAAAAGCGCCCCCAAGGGCTGCCCACTGGATATCGACAACAAAACCTACAACGCCCTGCTCAGAGGCCTGCGCGCACTCTGCGAACGCGGCTTCGCCCTGCTCACCCAACGCTGGCGCACCCTCCAACACATCACCGCCAGCCCCCGCAAGATCACCACCATCGTCCAAGCCGCGCTCACCCTCACCCGCCACGAACACGGCAAAATCCACTGA
- a CDS encoding CdiA C-terminal domain-containing protein: protein MEHTRNTIGDIVEDTSAELAAVTGVAIVVSLLTTPIGGGVVEGGAGAAVVDAAGVRMAAVASEFVIAIGGAVSTVAAAEAGAALAMAINNTPDPNVTQHEATQVSNDVGRGTIDESAGKFTPEERRLAERLAAEGKDVKKIPESTTPGLRTPDALVDGRPTEFKGFTKPDPNDLTLSRTLEGSSKKGGQAREIIIDATDKPGFTQEMATKGVERFLGKDIDGYDKIRVIGDGWNFTWP from the coding sequence GTGGAACACACCCGCAACACCATCGGTGACATCGTCGAAGACACCAGCGCCGAACTGGCCGCTGTCACTGGCGTCGCCATCGTCGTGTCGCTGCTGACCACACCCATCGGAGGCGGCGTTGTTGAAGGCGGCGCCGGTGCCGCCGTCGTGGACGCGGCCGGGGTGCGCATGGCCGCAGTCGCCAGCGAATTCGTGATCGCGATCGGTGGTGCCGTCAGCACCGTCGCAGCCGCAGAAGCAGGGGCCGCCCTCGCGATGGCCATCAACAACACCCCCGATCCCAACGTCACACAGCATGAAGCCACCCAAGTGAGCAACGACGTCGGGCGAGGCACCATTGACGAGTCTGCGGGCAAATTCACGCCCGAGGAACGGCGACTTGCTGAGCGTCTCGCCGCCGAAGGCAAAGACGTCAAGAAGATCCCTGAGTCGACAACACCAGGACTACGTACTCCCGATGCGCTGGTAGATGGTAGGCCCACAGAATTCAAGGGATTCACGAAGCCCGACCCGAACGACCTCACACTCAGCCGAACCCTGGAAGGAAGCTCCAAAAAAGGCGGCCAGGCAAGAGAAATCATTATCGATGCAACCGACAAGCCTGGGTTCACGCAGGAGATGGCAACCAAAGGTGTTGAACGGTTCCTAGGGAAAGACATCGACGGCTACGATAAAATTCGAGTCATTGGTGATGGATGGAATTTCACATGGCCGTGA
- a CDS encoding WXG100 family type VII secretion target — translation MSSPAPSPLAPAPEPGPATPVDIRPEDYYRVAQDFLAGQSHVMRAYEALGDGLRDLSGAAGDDEPAQKFAESYTPAVRNIFDGFVRLHELLGGIARGIAASAENHRRADAEAAGADPGGGFPPLWPDKCPAAAEPPPILGDGDSNLLARISDWANPYYPNGDVARMHDVAGKFAAARDGVTTIADDLHAQLRSLASNTLPKTSTRWRRSGGASPSVRQHCWRRCPPPATP, via the coding sequence ATGTCGTCGCCAGCACCGTCGCCCTTGGCACCTGCGCCCGAGCCTGGGCCGGCCACACCGGTTGATATCCGCCCGGAGGACTACTACCGGGTCGCCCAGGACTTTCTGGCCGGGCAAAGCCACGTCATGCGAGCCTACGAAGCCCTTGGCGACGGTCTGCGGGATCTCAGTGGAGCGGCGGGAGATGATGAACCGGCGCAGAAGTTCGCCGAGTCCTACACACCCGCTGTGCGCAACATCTTCGATGGGTTCGTGCGACTGCACGAGTTACTCGGCGGCATCGCCCGCGGCATTGCCGCCTCCGCCGAAAACCACCGGCGAGCTGATGCCGAAGCCGCAGGCGCAGACCCCGGTGGTGGCTTTCCGCCGCTGTGGCCAGATAAATGTCCTGCGGCAGCAGAGCCACCGCCGATCCTGGGGGATGGAGACAGCAACCTACTGGCCAGGATCTCAGACTGGGCGAACCCCTACTACCCCAACGGCGACGTTGCCAGAATGCACGACGTCGCAGGAAAGTTCGCCGCAGCACGCGACGGCGTCACCACGATCGCCGATGACTTACACGCCCAGCTACGCTCGCTGGCGAGCAACACATTGCCGAAGACCTCGACGCGCTGGAGGCGTTCTGGCGGCGCGTCGCCATCGGTGAGACAGCACTGCTGGAGGCGTTGCCCACCGCCTGCGACGCCGTAG
- a CDS encoding WXG100 family type VII secretion target, with product MDQIAVDFRALEAGEDALRRAVDEIDFRLTDLEGVAGRLLSTWTGEAADAYQAAQREWNQAAAGMRENVREMHQLLVTAHSNQATAVRSNASIWEV from the coding sequence GTGGATCAGATCGCGGTCGATTTCCGCGCTCTGGAGGCCGGTGAAGATGCGTTACGGCGGGCAGTCGACGAAATCGATTTTCGGCTCACAGACCTGGAAGGCGTTGCAGGGCGACTGCTCAGCACGTGGACCGGCGAGGCCGCCGATGCGTATCAGGCCGCGCAACGCGAGTGGAACCAGGCCGCCGCCGGGATGCGGGAGAACGTGCGCGAGATGCACCAGCTTCTGGTGACCGCGCACAGCAACCAAGCGACAGCGGTGCGGTCGAACGCCTCGATCTGGGAGGTCTGA
- a CDS encoding creatininase family protein — translation MKITRRRSNDIQMDQRRPKSPLWAISREIDLPVSIVEYATSPIGDPMSPIGSCHSAKSGRDARHGDGSFAAIAVPRTMSRSRAHEQAQCVLTNHQDLHAGEAEASILLHAAPDLVHDTYLDADHRADDRPDLLLHGMVHYTASGVIGQPSAATVEKGKALLLRSCSLGHSARRCGSVGPAPVPVPRTVSPDTRAVSGLPGRFEYRWCRWAVLGLTFAESVVRSAAVCRFGGPSRWRADDGLESG, via the coding sequence ATGAAGATCACGCGCAGGAGAAGCAACGACATCCAAATGGATCAACGCCGACCGAAAAGTCCCTTGTGGGCGATTTCAAGGGAAATCGACCTGCCGGTTTCCATTGTTGAATACGCGACCTCACCAATCGGGGACCCCATGTCGCCCATTGGGAGCTGCCACTCGGCAAAGTCCGGGAGGGATGCCCGTCATGGCGACGGCAGCTTTGCTGCGATTGCGGTCCCGAGGACCATGTCGCGGTCACGAGCACATGAGCAGGCGCAATGCGTGCTCACCAATCACCAGGACCTGCACGCTGGCGAAGCCGAGGCCAGCATCCTGCTACACGCCGCGCCCGACCTCGTCCACGACACCTACCTCGATGCCGACCATCGCGCCGACGACCGCCCGGATCTTCTCCTCCACGGAATGGTTCACTACACCGCCAGCGGCGTCATCGGCCAACCCTCCGCTGCGACCGTGGAGAAGGGCAAAGCCTTACTCTTACGTAGCTGCAGTCTCGGCCATAGCGCGCGACGCTGCGGCTCCGTCGGACCCGCGCCCGTCCCGGTACCTCGCACTGTGTCGCCGGACACACGCGCAGTCTCCGGCCTGCCCGGAAGATTCGAATATCGTTGGTGCCGTTGGGCGGTTCTGGGGTTGACGTTCGCTGAATCGGTTGTGAGATCCGCTGCCGTGTGTAGATTCGGCGGTCCGTCAAGGTGGCGGGCTGACGATGGACTGGAGAGTGGATAG
- a CDS encoding carbamoyltransferase C-terminal domain-containing protein, giving the protein MQVIVLGLVGRPDVPACHDSAACLVIDGEVVGALEQERISRLRHAHGEGAEGAVRALLDDHGVHPSEVQAIGYAWADAPEGTPRVETELPCGVHISDQLTKTFLPTLADELGTKDIIFFDHHLCHAAQAYFLNPYHSADILVADGWGGDGSTSLFHAEGGRFRLLERYDKCWSLGMFYGAASAYANLGWWGAGKLMGLSSYGHSTGMRFMTFDSATASFHLDSRLRGSLVDARDWDLLGEQWLEAFEKRCFPFSSASANAFDYATFAADVQLTVEELGLGLAARLRQLSGADALLLSGGVALNAHMNRRIARESGYRVVSGTVAPNDGGTVFGAAMLAEALLGKTPQPLPSDAAPPIFFGPRMSTKDIETALQKHRIEAAVAEPDQLRKQVAQALDRDAIVAWFDGRNEFGPRALGARSLLAAPHNRATLDRLNRVKGRQPWRPAALSLTTQGFAELGMEPPVRGLSDYMLCTHAVGEAGTRRVVGGVHVDGTTRAQHVPDSTAGFGALLTAFGEESGIPAVINTSLNTRGEPMALRPDQAIELMTGCEDIDMLVMPPYVVQRS; this is encoded by the coding sequence GTGCAGGTGATTGTTCTCGGTTTGGTCGGTCGCCCCGATGTGCCGGCGTGCCATGACTCCGCGGCATGTCTAGTCATCGACGGCGAGGTGGTCGGGGCGTTGGAGCAGGAAAGGATCAGCAGACTCCGCCACGCGCATGGCGAAGGCGCGGAAGGCGCTGTTCGGGCCTTGCTGGACGACCACGGAGTGCACCCGTCCGAGGTGCAGGCGATCGGTTATGCGTGGGCCGATGCGCCGGAGGGCACGCCGCGGGTCGAAACGGAGCTGCCCTGCGGGGTACACATCAGCGATCAGTTGACGAAAACCTTCTTACCCACGCTGGCCGACGAACTTGGCACGAAGGACATCATCTTCTTCGACCACCACCTGTGCCATGCGGCACAGGCCTACTTCCTCAACCCCTACCACTCGGCGGACATCCTGGTAGCCGACGGCTGGGGAGGAGACGGGTCCACATCGCTGTTCCATGCGGAGGGCGGCCGGTTCCGCCTGCTGGAACGGTATGACAAGTGCTGGTCGCTCGGGATGTTCTACGGTGCCGCCTCAGCATACGCCAACCTCGGCTGGTGGGGCGCGGGCAAGCTGATGGGTCTGAGTTCCTACGGGCACTCAACGGGGATGCGGTTCATGACCTTCGACTCGGCTACCGCTTCCTTCCACCTCGACTCCCGGTTGCGGGGATCGTTGGTGGACGCGCGGGATTGGGACCTGCTCGGCGAGCAATGGCTGGAGGCATTCGAAAAGCGCTGCTTCCCGTTCAGTTCCGCCTCGGCGAACGCATTCGATTACGCGACCTTTGCCGCCGATGTCCAGCTGACCGTTGAGGAACTTGGCTTGGGGCTTGCCGCGCGGTTGCGTCAGCTCTCCGGTGCGGACGCCCTGCTGCTGTCTGGCGGAGTCGCACTGAACGCCCACATGAATCGCCGGATAGCTCGTGAAAGCGGCTATCGCGTCGTTTCCGGCACGGTCGCACCCAATGATGGCGGCACGGTGTTCGGTGCGGCAATGCTGGCCGAGGCGCTGCTGGGAAAGACGCCGCAGCCGCTGCCGAGCGATGCGGCCCCGCCGATCTTCTTTGGGCCCAGAATGTCCACTAAGGACATCGAAACGGCTCTGCAGAAGCACCGCATCGAGGCCGCGGTAGCCGAACCCGACCAACTGCGCAAGCAGGTCGCACAGGCCCTTGACCGGGATGCGATCGTGGCTTGGTTCGACGGACGCAACGAATTCGGGCCCCGAGCGCTGGGCGCCCGCAGTCTTCTCGCCGCACCTCATAACCGCGCCACCCTGGACCGGCTGAACAGGGTGAAAGGCCGTCAACCGTGGCGTCCGGCGGCGCTCTCGCTGACCACGCAGGGCTTTGCCGAACTGGGAATGGAACCTCCGGTGCGGGGACTGTCCGATTACATGCTCTGCACTCACGCGGTCGGCGAGGCGGGCACACGCCGGGTGGTCGGTGGCGTGCATGTGGATGGCACGACCAGGGCCCAGCATGTTCCCGATTCCACGGCAGGCTTCGGGGCGCTGCTGACCGCGTTCGGCGAGGAGTCGGGGATTCCGGCCGTCATCAACACGTCGCTGAACACCAGGGGCGAACCGATGGCCCTTCGCCCGGATCAGGCCATCGAGCTGATGACGGGCTGCGAGGACATCGACATGCTCGTGATGCCACCCTATGTCGTGCAGCGCTCCTGA